Within the Bacteroidales bacterium genome, the region TGAAATATTTATCATTCTTTTCGCCGTATTGCTTTTATTCGGAGCCAATAAACTTCCCGAAATAGCCCGGGGTTTGGGCAAGGGTATGAACGAGTTTAAAAAAGCCACCAATGACATCAAGAGTGAATTTAATGAACACACTCAGGATATCCAGAAAGACATCAAAAGCATAAAAAGCGATCTGGAAGAAAGTACCAAGTTTGATGACATAACGGAAAACTATTTCAACGATGACGACAGTACCGGCGAAGGAGCGAATGATACTGAGGCCGATACAGATACAGACACAGACACAAGCACTGATCCTGATACACCGGATGAAGACGTGTATGAGGAACCCACCGGTCCTTATAGCAATAAAGAAGAGGCTGGAACAGAATCTTCAGGAAGTGGAGAGGAATCTGAAGATGAAGATGAAGAATCTACCCGACAGGAGGAAGATACATCAGAAGGCCGGAGGTATCCGACTAATGAGGATCAAACAGAGGAAGGCCCCTCAAAAAAGGATGACTACACCGACTAAGAT harbors:
- a CDS encoding twin-arginine translocase TatA/TatE family subunit; this encodes MISFIDLFISGSEIFIILFAVLLLFGANKLPEIARGLGKGMNEFKKATNDIKSEFNEHTQDIQKDIKSIKSDLEESTKFDDITENYFNDDDSTGEGANDTEADTDTDTDTSTDPDTPDEDVYEEPTGPYSNKEEAGTESSGSGEESEDEDEESTRQEEDTSEGRRYPTNEDQTEEGPSKKDDYTD